One segment of Solanum lycopersicum chromosome 1, SLM_r2.1 DNA contains the following:
- the LOC138346698 gene encoding uncharacterized protein codes for MHVQQVEDNRKRRGVRDVRRPRPQDQAGPSHGGHGNNFGVREQPKFKKGQQSAGNSDPQRNTTPRGGRSEPKRGNGGEMQRPRKTCTKCGRTHLRECRQGTNACFGCGKSGHMVIYCPQNRGQAGGNAQPRPTPHNAAAAELPKRNRFYALKGREEQEKSADVVTGMLQVFSTSVYALLDPGSTLSFVTPLLALTFEILPEVLHDPIVVSTPLGENVRTDRVYKNCPIVVSGKAVCANLIELPMRDFDIILGMDWLHSYYACLDCRSGVVRFRFPNREELVWEGYNPIRPNPLISKLKANKMMAKGLLCHLVSVNDLDHDVPSIDSVPVVNEFLDVFPENLPGVPPLREIDFVTFLGHVVSDQGVEVDPRKTEAVKKWPKPLTPTDIRSFLGLAGYNRSFVEGFSSIAAPLTALTKKKSKWLELLKDYNMNVHYHPGKANVVADALSRMSMGIHPSSESSLVVEVKKGQHLDPVLMEMKDSVLLKMNESFALGDDGILRYHNRLCVPDVDDLRTKIVTEAHGSRYSIHPGSTKILTKSAHFIPVKSTYRAEDYARLYIDEIKSLGTQVKLSTAFHPQTDGQAERTIQTLKDMLRACVIDFRGVMRFGRKGKLNPRYVGPYEILQRVGEVAYELALPAELASVHPVFHVSMLKKCLGDPASILHVEGLGVGEDLSYEEIPVEILDRQYKARLVAKGYKQEYGHDYSETFSPVIRQETIRLMIIIITGSTAALIQDVT; via the exons AtgcatgtccagcaggtagaggacaACCGAAAGAGGAGAGGAGTACGTGATGttaggaggcctaggcctcaagatcaggcaggTCCCAGCCATGGAGGCCATGGAAACAATTTTGGCGTCCGCGAGCAGCCCAAATTCAAGAAGGGGCAACAGAGTGCTGGAAATTCTGACCCTCAGAGAAATACAACGCCTAGAGGAGGCAGATCCGAACCCAAGaggggcaatggaggtgagatgcagcgtcCAAGGAaaacttgtactaagtgtggccGAACTCACCTTAGAGAATGtagacagggcactaatgcctgtttcggttgtggtaagagtggacacatggtcATATACTGTCCCCAGAACAGAGGTCAGGCTGggggtaatgctcagcctaggcctacCCCACATAATGCAGCAGCAGCCGAGCTTCCGAAGAGGAACAGATTTTATGCCTTGAAAGgtagggaggagcaggagaagtccgctgatgtggtcacaggtatgctgcaagtattctcaacttctgtttatgctttacttgatccagggtctacgctttcctttgtgACTCCTCTGCTTGCCCTTACTTTTGAAATACTAcctgaagttctgcatgatcctatagtggttagtacgcctttaggagaaaatgtgagAACCGATAGGGTATACAAgaattgcccaatagttgtgaGTGGCAAGGCTGTATGTGCAAACttgattgagttacccatgcgtgattttgatattattcttggcatggactggcttcacagCTATTATGCTTGCTTGGACTGTCGTAGTGGGGTGGTGAGGTTTCGATTCCCTAATAGAGAAGagttagtctgggaggggtacaatccGATTCGTCCTAACCCCTTGATTTCAAAgcttaaggccaataaaatgatggccaaagggttattatgtcatctagtgagtgttaatgatttagatcatgatgttccttccatagactcggtGCCTGTAGTAAATGAattcctagatgtgtttcctgaaaatttgcctggagtccctccccttcgagagattgactttg tgaccttcctgggacatgttgtgtccgatcaaggTGTAGAAGTGGACCCCAGAAAGACTGAAGCAGTTAAGAAGTGGCCAAAGCCTCTTACACCCACCGATATCCGTAGCTttctgggattggctggttacaACCGCAGTTTCgtggagggattttcttccattgctgccccacttacagccttgacaaagaagaaatccaa ATGGTTGGAGCTGCTGAAGGATTATAACATGAATGTGCACtatcatccaggtaaggctaatgttgtggctgatgctttgagcaggatgagcatgggga ttcaccctagttctgaatcatccctgGTAGTGGAAGTCAAaaagggtcagcatcttgaccctgtgttgatggagatgaaggactcagtgttgttaaaaatgaatgagtcttttgctttgggagatgatggcatacttagATACCATAACCGGTTGTGCGTACCAGATGTAGATGATTTACGGACCAAGATTGttacagaggcccatggttccagatattccatacatccaggttccacaaaaat attgactaagtctgctcactttatccctgtgaagtctacttacagggcCGAGGATTACGCGAgactttacattgatgagatt aaaagcttaggcacgcaggtgaaacttagcaccgcctttcatcctcagacagatgggcaggcagagcgcactATTCAGACATTGAAGGACATGTTaagagcgtgtgtgattgactttagag gggtgatgagatttggtagaaaagggaagctTAATCCGAGGTATgtggggccatatgagatcctacaacgtgtgggtgaggtggcctatgagttagcattgcctgcggagctagcttctgttcatccagtctttcatgtctctatgttgaagaagtgcctaggtgatccagcatcaatcCTGCATgtagaaggtttgggggttggtgaagacttgtcctatgaggaaatacctgttgagatcttagacagaca
- the LOC138346682 gene encoding uncharacterized protein yields the protein MNTWGTKGLRTGATAARGNQNPPQALAEGVVMPVNPAGLTDAEVRASLAQMAQAITMQAQAMTAQVNRQDVLRENPPVRSIADRLRDFTRMNPSIFTGAKTSEDPQEFIDELHKILVAMGATDIEKAELASYQLKDVAQTWCKMWRDNRVLGGVPVTWELFKTTFLERFFPREMKEAKVEEFINLKQGSMTVREYSLKFVKLSRYATPLVSTSREEMSRFLTGINGDLEEDCRAAMLHDKWTFLD from the exons atgaacacTTGGGGAACTAAGGGTCTGAGGACGGGAGCAACAGCAGCTAGGGGTAATCagaatccaccccaggctcTAGCTGAAGGAGTGGTCATGCCAgttaacccagctgggttgactgatgcggaggtgagggcatctctagcccagatggcacaggccatcacgatgcaggcccaagctatgactgcccaagtcaaTCGGCAGGATGTTCTAAGGGAAAACCCACCGGTTCGCAGCATAGCTGACAGGCtgcgagacttcacgaggatgaatccttcaATTTTCACAGGGGCTAAGACTTCAGAAGATCCTCAGGAATTTATAGATGAGTTGCATAAGATACTGGTGGCCATGGGGGccactgatattgagaaggctgagttggcttcctaccagctcaaagatgttgcacagacttggtgcaaaatGTGGCGAGATAACCGTGTCCTAGGAGGGGTTCCAGTCACCTGGGAGTTGTTCAAGACAACATTTTTGGAAaggttcttccctagagagatgaaagaggccaaggttgaggagttcatcaacctcaagcaaggATCCATGACTGttagggagtattccctgaagtttgtgaagTTATCAAG gtatgctactccCTTGGTTTCTACCAGTAGGGAGGAGATGAGCAGattcctcacaggaatcaatGGAGACCTGGAGGAGGATTGTCGGGCTGCAATGCTCCATGATAAATGGACCTTTCTAGATTAA